One window of Nymphaea colorata isolate Beijing-Zhang1983 chromosome 1, ASM883128v2, whole genome shotgun sequence genomic DNA carries:
- the LOC116246264 gene encoding probable glycosyltransferase At3g07620 isoform X2, whose protein sequence is MGTSNWIRMKVRIRRKTSVVFGVMVFLVLELQFYTFPYLNELSSSLSNTNNPLPKKMGTKFDSMGFLEVSPPDNFTKLAEAVGDVGLFESSSRLFSLGDQGEVSNILSVKRDFEMPDNAKEMLRGRHKKAALPLATHVNAKMVGTPTENPLMVPRKMPTLGAEATALAAKRKRSYPSQRTSVSSTGNSAGMSRFLTGEDQAGKKRSGNSYSKPVRISPLEKELLSAKREIYRAPHLENVRELYAPLFRNISMFKRSYELMEKIFKVYVYKDGGSPIFHKPYLRGIYASEGWFMKLMETSKYFSANDPSRAHMFYLPYSALKLRSATNATGATRQKFLALYLKNYISMLAAKYPFWNKTHGADHFLVACHDWGPQQTRLHEEVKLNTIKALCNANPSKGIFKLGRDVSLPTTYIRSGQDPLKDVGGKPAHERQTLAFFAGQMHGRVRPVMLQHWEQDTDMKIQGEMPDRIQSKGSYRENMKSSRYCICPRGYEVNSPRVVEAIYYECVPVIISDDYVLPFDEVLNWDAFAVTVREKDIPRLKEILLSIPDHRYRMLQLGVRRVQKHFLWHANPVKYDIFHMILHSVWFSRLRQIRI, encoded by the exons ATGGGGACCTCAAATTGGATAAGAATGAAAGTTCGGATCAGACGAAAGACCAGTGTAGTGTTTGGTGTCATGGTGTTTCTTGTTCTAGAGCTTCAGTTCTATACGTTTCCCTACTTGAACGAGCTTTCATCTTCTTTGTCGAATACCAACAATCCTCTGCCTAAAAAGATGGGCACAAAATTTGACAGCATGGGTTTTCTAGAAGTTTCCCCACCCGATAATTTTACAAAACTTGCTGAAGCCGTTGGCGACGTCGGTCTCTTCGAATCTAGCAGCAGATTATTTTCTTTGGGTGATCAGGGTGAAGTCTCTAATATTCTGAGTGTGAAGAGAGATTTTGAGATGCCAGATAATGCAAAAGAAATGCTTAGAGGAAGACATAAAAAGGCAGCATTACCACTTGCTACCCACGTGAATGCGAAAATGGTAGGAACACCAACTGAGAACCCTTTAATGGTGCCAAGGAAAATGCCTACATTGGGAGCAGAAGCAACTGCTTTGGCTGCTAAAAGAAAACGTTCATATCCTTCACAGAGGACGTCAGTGAGTTCGACTGGTAATTCCGCAGGAATGAGCCGTTTCCTTACAGGGGAGGATCAAGCCGGGAAGAAACGTAGTGGCAATTCGTATAGTAAG CCAGTAAGAATTTCACCTTTGGAAAAGGAGCTTTTGTCTGCGAAAAGAGAAATTTATCGTGCTCCTCATCTGGAGAATGTCCGTGAATTGTACGCACCTCTCTTTCGGAACATTTCCATGTTTAAGAG GAGCTATGAGTtgatggaaaaaatatttaaggtCTACGTCTACAAGGATGGAGGATCGCCCATTTTTCATAAACCTTATCTCAGGGGAATCTATGCTTCAGAAGGATGGTTTATGAAACTGATGGAAACAAGCAAATACTTTTCTGCAAACGATCCAAGCAGAGCTCACATGTTTTACTTGCCATATAGTGCACTGAAGCTACGAAGTGCAACAAATGCGACTGGAGCAACGAGGCAGAAATTTCTCGCACTATATTTGAAAAACTACATCAGTATGCTTGCTGCAAAATATCCTTTCTGGAATAAAACACATGGAGCAGATCACTTTCTTGTTGCTTGCCATGACTGG GGACCACAACAGACAAGGCTTCATGAGGAGGTTAAATTGAATACAATCAAGGCACTGTGCAATGCCAATCCTTCAAAAGGCATCTTCAAGTTAGGCAGAGATGTTTCACTTCCGACTACATACATTCGCTCAGGACAGGATCCTCTCAAAGATGTGGGAGGTAAACCGGCACATGAAAGACAGACTCTGGCCTTCTTTGCAGGTCAAATGCATGGTAGAGTTCGTCCGGTCATGTTGCAGCACTGGGAACAAGACACAGACATGAAAATACAGGGTGAAATGCCTGATAGGATCCAGAGCAAGGGGTCATATAGAGAGAATATGAAATCTAGCAGGTACTGCATCTGTCCCAGAGGTTATGAGGTGAACAGCCCACGTGTGGTTGAGGCCATATACTATGAGTGTGTTCCTGTTATAATCTCAGATGACTACGTGCTACCATTTGATGAAGTTCTGAACTGGGATGCTTTTGCAGTAACTGTACGTGAGAAAGACATTCCTAGACTAAAGGAGATACTGCTATCTATCCCAGACCACAGGTATCGTATGTTACAGTTGGGGGTGAGAAGAGTGCAGAAGCATTTTCTTTGGCATGCAAATCCTGTTAAATATGACATATTTCACATGATTCTTCACTCAGTTTGGTTTAGCAGATTAAGGCAGATAAGGATATGA
- the LOC116246264 gene encoding probable glycosyltransferase At3g07620 isoform X1: MGTSNWIRMKVRIRRKTSVVFGVMVFLVLELQFYTFPYLNELSSSLSNTNNPLPKKMGTKFDSMGFLEVSPPDNFTKLAEAVGDVGLFESSSRLFSLGDQGEVSNILSVKRDFEMPDNAKEMLRGRHKKAALPLATHVNAKMVGTPTENPLMVPRKMPTLGAEATALAAKRKRSYPSQRTSVSSTGNSAGMSRFLTGEDQAGKKRSGNSYSKKPVRISPLEKELLSAKREIYRAPHLENVRELYAPLFRNISMFKRSYELMEKIFKVYVYKDGGSPIFHKPYLRGIYASEGWFMKLMETSKYFSANDPSRAHMFYLPYSALKLRSATNATGATRQKFLALYLKNYISMLAAKYPFWNKTHGADHFLVACHDWGPQQTRLHEEVKLNTIKALCNANPSKGIFKLGRDVSLPTTYIRSGQDPLKDVGGKPAHERQTLAFFAGQMHGRVRPVMLQHWEQDTDMKIQGEMPDRIQSKGSYRENMKSSRYCICPRGYEVNSPRVVEAIYYECVPVIISDDYVLPFDEVLNWDAFAVTVREKDIPRLKEILLSIPDHRYRMLQLGVRRVQKHFLWHANPVKYDIFHMILHSVWFSRLRQIRI, encoded by the exons ATGGGGACCTCAAATTGGATAAGAATGAAAGTTCGGATCAGACGAAAGACCAGTGTAGTGTTTGGTGTCATGGTGTTTCTTGTTCTAGAGCTTCAGTTCTATACGTTTCCCTACTTGAACGAGCTTTCATCTTCTTTGTCGAATACCAACAATCCTCTGCCTAAAAAGATGGGCACAAAATTTGACAGCATGGGTTTTCTAGAAGTTTCCCCACCCGATAATTTTACAAAACTTGCTGAAGCCGTTGGCGACGTCGGTCTCTTCGAATCTAGCAGCAGATTATTTTCTTTGGGTGATCAGGGTGAAGTCTCTAATATTCTGAGTGTGAAGAGAGATTTTGAGATGCCAGATAATGCAAAAGAAATGCTTAGAGGAAGACATAAAAAGGCAGCATTACCACTTGCTACCCACGTGAATGCGAAAATGGTAGGAACACCAACTGAGAACCCTTTAATGGTGCCAAGGAAAATGCCTACATTGGGAGCAGAAGCAACTGCTTTGGCTGCTAAAAGAAAACGTTCATATCCTTCACAGAGGACGTCAGTGAGTTCGACTGGTAATTCCGCAGGAATGAGCCGTTTCCTTACAGGGGAGGATCAAGCCGGGAAGAAACGTAGTGGCAATTCGTATAGTAAG AAGCCAGTAAGAATTTCACCTTTGGAAAAGGAGCTTTTGTCTGCGAAAAGAGAAATTTATCGTGCTCCTCATCTGGAGAATGTCCGTGAATTGTACGCACCTCTCTTTCGGAACATTTCCATGTTTAAGAG GAGCTATGAGTtgatggaaaaaatatttaaggtCTACGTCTACAAGGATGGAGGATCGCCCATTTTTCATAAACCTTATCTCAGGGGAATCTATGCTTCAGAAGGATGGTTTATGAAACTGATGGAAACAAGCAAATACTTTTCTGCAAACGATCCAAGCAGAGCTCACATGTTTTACTTGCCATATAGTGCACTGAAGCTACGAAGTGCAACAAATGCGACTGGAGCAACGAGGCAGAAATTTCTCGCACTATATTTGAAAAACTACATCAGTATGCTTGCTGCAAAATATCCTTTCTGGAATAAAACACATGGAGCAGATCACTTTCTTGTTGCTTGCCATGACTGG GGACCACAACAGACAAGGCTTCATGAGGAGGTTAAATTGAATACAATCAAGGCACTGTGCAATGCCAATCCTTCAAAAGGCATCTTCAAGTTAGGCAGAGATGTTTCACTTCCGACTACATACATTCGCTCAGGACAGGATCCTCTCAAAGATGTGGGAGGTAAACCGGCACATGAAAGACAGACTCTGGCCTTCTTTGCAGGTCAAATGCATGGTAGAGTTCGTCCGGTCATGTTGCAGCACTGGGAACAAGACACAGACATGAAAATACAGGGTGAAATGCCTGATAGGATCCAGAGCAAGGGGTCATATAGAGAGAATATGAAATCTAGCAGGTACTGCATCTGTCCCAGAGGTTATGAGGTGAACAGCCCACGTGTGGTTGAGGCCATATACTATGAGTGTGTTCCTGTTATAATCTCAGATGACTACGTGCTACCATTTGATGAAGTTCTGAACTGGGATGCTTTTGCAGTAACTGTACGTGAGAAAGACATTCCTAGACTAAAGGAGATACTGCTATCTATCCCAGACCACAGGTATCGTATGTTACAGTTGGGGGTGAGAAGAGTGCAGAAGCATTTTCTTTGGCATGCAAATCCTGTTAAATATGACATATTTCACATGATTCTTCACTCAGTTTGGTTTAGCAGATTAAGGCAGATAAGGATATGA
- the LOC116246264 gene encoding probable glycosyltransferase At5g03795 isoform X4 has product MGTSNWIRMKVRIRRKTSVVFGVMVFLVLELQFYTFPYLNELSSSLSNTNNPLPKKMGTKFDSMGFLEVSPPDNFTKLAEAVGDVGLFESSSRLFSLGDQGEVSNILSVKRDFEMPDNAKEMLRGRHKKAALPLATHVNAKMVGTPTENPLMVPRKMPTLGAEATALAAKRKRSYPSQRTSVSSTGNSAGMSRFLTGEDQAGKKRSGNSYSKKPVRISPLEKELLSAKREIYRAPHLENVRELYAPLFRNISMFKRSYELMEKIFKVYVYKDGGSPIFHKPYLRGIYASEGWFMKLMETSKYFSANDPSRAHMFYLPYSALKLRSATNATGATRQKFLALYLKNYISMLAAKYPFWNKTHGADHFLVACHDWGPQQTRLHEEVKLNTIKALCNANPSKGIFKLGRDVSLPTTYIRSGQDPLKDVGGKPAHERQTLAFFAGQMHGRVRPVMLQHWEQDTDMKIQGEMPDRIQSKGSYRENMKSSSNCT; this is encoded by the exons ATGGGGACCTCAAATTGGATAAGAATGAAAGTTCGGATCAGACGAAAGACCAGTGTAGTGTTTGGTGTCATGGTGTTTCTTGTTCTAGAGCTTCAGTTCTATACGTTTCCCTACTTGAACGAGCTTTCATCTTCTTTGTCGAATACCAACAATCCTCTGCCTAAAAAGATGGGCACAAAATTTGACAGCATGGGTTTTCTAGAAGTTTCCCCACCCGATAATTTTACAAAACTTGCTGAAGCCGTTGGCGACGTCGGTCTCTTCGAATCTAGCAGCAGATTATTTTCTTTGGGTGATCAGGGTGAAGTCTCTAATATTCTGAGTGTGAAGAGAGATTTTGAGATGCCAGATAATGCAAAAGAAATGCTTAGAGGAAGACATAAAAAGGCAGCATTACCACTTGCTACCCACGTGAATGCGAAAATGGTAGGAACACCAACTGAGAACCCTTTAATGGTGCCAAGGAAAATGCCTACATTGGGAGCAGAAGCAACTGCTTTGGCTGCTAAAAGAAAACGTTCATATCCTTCACAGAGGACGTCAGTGAGTTCGACTGGTAATTCCGCAGGAATGAGCCGTTTCCTTACAGGGGAGGATCAAGCCGGGAAGAAACGTAGTGGCAATTCGTATAGTAAG AAGCCAGTAAGAATTTCACCTTTGGAAAAGGAGCTTTTGTCTGCGAAAAGAGAAATTTATCGTGCTCCTCATCTGGAGAATGTCCGTGAATTGTACGCACCTCTCTTTCGGAACATTTCCATGTTTAAGAG GAGCTATGAGTtgatggaaaaaatatttaaggtCTACGTCTACAAGGATGGAGGATCGCCCATTTTTCATAAACCTTATCTCAGGGGAATCTATGCTTCAGAAGGATGGTTTATGAAACTGATGGAAACAAGCAAATACTTTTCTGCAAACGATCCAAGCAGAGCTCACATGTTTTACTTGCCATATAGTGCACTGAAGCTACGAAGTGCAACAAATGCGACTGGAGCAACGAGGCAGAAATTTCTCGCACTATATTTGAAAAACTACATCAGTATGCTTGCTGCAAAATATCCTTTCTGGAATAAAACACATGGAGCAGATCACTTTCTTGTTGCTTGCCATGACTGG GGACCACAACAGACAAGGCTTCATGAGGAGGTTAAATTGAATACAATCAAGGCACTGTGCAATGCCAATCCTTCAAAAGGCATCTTCAAGTTAGGCAGAGATGTTTCACTTCCGACTACATACATTCGCTCAGGACAGGATCCTCTCAAAGATGTGGGAGGTAAACCGGCACATGAAAGACAGACTCTGGCCTTCTTTGCAGGTCAAATGCATGGTAGAGTTCGTCCGGTCATGTTGCAGCACTGGGAACAAGACACAGACATGAAAATACAGGGTGAAATGCCTGATAGGATCCAGAGCAAGGGGTCATATAGAGAGAATATGAAATCTAGCAG TAACTGTACGTGA